The region CGTTGTCCAATCGGTAGACGGCGCGGGTTCTTTCCGGGGGTTTCGACCCGGTTACGATTACCCCCGCCCCCCTTCCGGCGACAGCCCTGAAGCCGTCTTCGTCGGTGACGTCATCCCCCACGTAAATTGCGAAGGAATTCGCCGGGGTCATCCCGAAAACGTCAAGGAGCCAAAGGACCGCCGAACCCTTGTTCCAGTCCATGTCGGGAAGTACCTCCACGGCCTTCTTGTCGGACCTCGCCCTCAA is a window of Thermovirga sp. DNA encoding:
- a CDS encoding trehalose-phosphatase codes for the protein LRARSDKKAVEVLPDMDWNKGSAVLWLLDVFGMTPANSFAIYVGDDVTDEDGFRAVAGRGAGVIVTGSKPPERTRAVYRLDNVSETGQFIEQLTRIASPGDGI